The segment ATTTATGAAAAAAACTACAATAGTTGAATCTAAGGTGGATGATCAGAAACATCAAATTGCTGAAAAGGAAAAAAGATTGGAAACAGAAGAGCAAACGATTATTTCCGTACAGCGCAGTTTGGAGGAATTACGATCAAAATCTAAAGAATTGGAAATGAAAAAGGAATCACTGAATGATAATCTCGGAATATATGATCAGGAAAATCGGCAATATGATCAAGATATAGAAGAAATAAAGTTCCGAGATGAGCAGTTGGATCAGGATTTAAGGGGCATCAATCAAAAGTTACTTTTAATAAAAGAAGAAATCGATACGTTAACAAATGAGGAAGCGACATTTAAAGAAAATCAGGAACTGCTGCAAAACGATTTACATCGCCATCAAGTTATCCTGGCTGAACAGGAAGAACGCGTGAAAAATCAAAGCGAAAAAACAAATACGCTTCAAAACCAATTGACAGAACTAGAGATGAAACACAAGAGCTATACTTCTGACTTAAATCAGCTTATAGAAGTTAATGAAACGGAAGAAACAGAAGAGGAGATTGAACATAACATTCTGTCTAAAACAGAGGAGAAAACAAAGGCAACCAACACCATTCAAGCGAAACGCTCTAAGCGATTGGAACTTACACAATTCACGCAGGATCAGGAAAGAGAATTAAAGGAAGAAAACAGGAAACATCAAGAATTTGTGCAATCCATTCAACAAAAGGAAGTCAACGCCAATCGGCTTGATGTTGAGCTCGAAAATCATTTGTCTCACTTGCAAACTGAATACACCATTACTTATGAAAAGGCAAAACAAACGTATGATAAAACGGATAATATGGAAGAAACAAGGACCATCGTCAAACAGCTGAAACAAAGCATCGATCAACTGGGAGCCATTAATTTAGGTGCAATTGATGAATATGAACGTGTTTTAGAACGTTATACCTTTTTAAATGAACAAAAAAACGACCTCATTCAAGCAAAAGAAACGCTATATACTGTTATTGCTGAAATGGATGATGAGATGCAAAAACTATTCGATGTAACCTTCACTCAAATAAAAGAAGAATTTCAAGTCGTGTTTCAACAATTATTTGGCGGAGGACATGCTGATTTACAATTAACCGATCCCAAGAACCTTTTGGATACTGGTGTGGATATTGTTGCACAACCACCCGGAAAAAAACTGCAGCATTTAGGTTTACTTTCTGGTGGGGAACGGGCTTTAACAGCGATAGCTTTATTATTTTCAATACTACGTGTCCGTCCTGTACCCTTTTGTGTGCTGGATGAAGTAGAATCAGCGCTTGATGAAGCGAATATTAGCCGATTTGCCAAATATGTTAGAATGCATAGTGAAAAAACCCAGTTTATTGTGATTACCCATCGAAAAGGCACAATGGAAGAAGCGGACGTTTTATATGGTGTTACCATGCAGGAAGCAGGAGTATCACGATTGGTTTCTGTTCGTTTGGAAGAAACAAAAGAGTTAATCCAATCCTAAGAAGGGAGTTTTCGTACAATGAGTTTCATGAAGAAATTTAAAAACAAATTTAAACAAAATGAGGAGGCTGAGAAAGTCTCCAAAAAATATAAAGAAGGCATGAAAAAAAGCCGGAATTCATTTTCAGGAAAAATCAATGATTTGATTGCACGTTATCGTAAAGTTGACGAGGATTTTTTTGAAGAGCTGGAGGAAGTACTGATATCTGCTGATGTTGGTGTTACTACTGTTATGGATTTAATTGAGGAATTAAAAATGGAAGTTAAACGTCAAAACATAAAAGAAACCAAAGAGGTTAAGGATGTAATCTCGGAAAAACTGGTTGATATCTATTATGGTGGTGATGATGAACAAATAGAGGAACTAAACATTCAGGAAAAGGAATTATCTGTTATATTGGTTGTTGGTGTTAATGGTGTAGGAAAAACGACCTCTATAGGGAAACTGGCACATCAATTGAAACAAGAAGGAAAGCGAGTTGTGTTGGCTGCAGGTGATACATTCCGGGCAGGGGCTATTGAACAACTTGAAATATGGGGCGGGCGTGCAGATGTTGACGTAATTAAGCAAAATGCCGGCAGTGATCCTGCAGCAGTAATATTTGACGGGATAAAGGCTGCTAAATCACGAAATGCAGATGTACTCATTTGTGATACGGCAGGCAGA is part of the Virgibacillus sp. NKC19-16 genome and harbors:
- the ftsY gene encoding signal recognition particle-docking protein FtsY, coding for MSFMKKFKNKFKQNEEAEKVSKKYKEGMKKSRNSFSGKINDLIARYRKVDEDFFEELEEVLISADVGVTTVMDLIEELKMEVKRQNIKETKEVKDVISEKLVDIYYGGDDEQIEELNIQEKELSVILVVGVNGVGKTTSIGKLAHQLKQEGKRVVLAAGDTFRAGAIEQLEIWGGRADVDVIKQNAGSDPAAVIFDGIKAAKSRNADVLICDTAGRLQNKVNLMNELSKVKRVIEREIPGAPHEVLLVLDATTGQNALSQAKTFSDATNVSGIILTKLDGTAKGGIVLAIRNELKIPVKFVGLGEQVEDLQEFNAHAFVYGLFADILEEQE